A single window of Streptomyces griseoviridis DNA harbors:
- a CDS encoding ABC transporter ATP-binding protein, with protein MTALLEVEDLRVAYGKVEAVKGISFSVEEGQAVTLVGTNGAGKTTTLHALSGLLPPSGGRVRFAGRDLAGVPAHQVVALGLAHSPEGRHIFPRLTVEENLLLGAFLRKDAEGVADDTERAYTLFPRLRERRAQPAGTLSGGEQQMLAMTRALMCRPRLLMLDEPSMGLSPIMMKKIMATVAELKATGTTILLVEQNARAALSLADQAYVMETGRVVLSGSGERLLHDDVVRKAYLGED; from the coding sequence ATGACCGCGCTGCTGGAGGTCGAGGACCTGCGGGTCGCCTACGGAAAGGTGGAGGCGGTCAAGGGCATCTCCTTCTCCGTGGAGGAGGGGCAGGCCGTCACGCTCGTCGGCACCAACGGCGCGGGCAAGACGACCACGCTGCACGCCCTCAGCGGCCTGCTGCCGCCTTCGGGCGGCCGGGTGCGTTTCGCCGGACGGGACCTCGCGGGCGTACCGGCGCACCAGGTCGTGGCCCTCGGCCTGGCGCACTCGCCGGAGGGCCGGCACATCTTCCCCCGGCTGACCGTCGAGGAGAACCTGCTGCTCGGCGCCTTTCTGCGCAAGGACGCCGAGGGCGTGGCGGACGACACGGAGCGGGCGTACACGCTCTTTCCGAGGCTGCGCGAACGGCGGGCCCAGCCGGCCGGAACGCTCTCCGGCGGCGAGCAGCAGATGCTGGCCATGACGCGGGCCCTGATGTGCCGTCCTCGGCTGCTGATGCTGGACGAGCCGTCGATGGGCCTCTCGCCGATCATGATGAAGAAGATCATGGCGACGGTGGCCGAACTGAAGGCGACCGGCACCACCATCCTCCTCGTGGAGCAGAACGCGCGCGCCGCGCTCTCCCTCGCCGACCAGGCGTACGTGATGGAGACGGGCCGGGTGGTCCTGTCGGGCAGCGGCGAACGGCTGCTGCACGACGACGTCGTACGCAAGGCGTATCTGGGCGAGGACTGA
- a CDS encoding PucR family transcriptional regulator, with protein MDLLGGGDGNAPVVPLRALAAALGAAVVLGGAKDTDVSDVIITEPGETPPSVPRALVLAVGARADAAVDAVTSAGKAGVSAVAVRLDEGASAVPEALRVAAEASGVAVLGIPSGTRWERVETEARRIRHGGPKDPRPVISGDLFSLAQTVATLSLGVVSIEDNGHRVLAYAGPGDEADELRRQSILGRQCPEPYLALLREWGVYRRARSGGEVVEVEARPDKGVRRRLVIGIGAGGRPLGTIWVQEGSRPLAPSTEQTLRGAARLAAPQLIDHYYEGDATARLLSRSDLAHSLLTGRFNSAALAAHFGIEPSSAAAVVAFDLRERPDGGESGGTSWREARRAEAAEIIAVHAAAGRKNALVAQACGQIYAMLPEPPAAGAGHRADAPDAVDAPLVRWATEVVSALRRHTDTPVQAVVAGTAAGLEDIPAVKLRGHHGLQIMARTLERAVAAHRDLAASLMVRDLVRLLEEHQEIREPALQELVVRDAEQGTQWGESLLRYLDAFGDVSEAARTLNIHPNTLRYRVRKAAALTGLDLDDPEHRLVAMVQLRLGRLPSRQRTDPFPAS; from the coding sequence ATGGACCTGTTGGGCGGCGGCGACGGCAACGCCCCTGTCGTACCCCTCCGTGCTCTCGCGGCGGCGCTCGGCGCTGCCGTGGTCCTGGGTGGCGCCAAGGACACCGACGTCAGCGACGTGATCATCACGGAGCCGGGGGAGACGCCCCCGTCCGTCCCTCGCGCGCTGGTTCTGGCCGTCGGCGCGCGGGCCGACGCCGCCGTGGACGCCGTGACCTCCGCCGGGAAGGCGGGGGTGAGCGCCGTGGCAGTCAGGCTCGACGAAGGCGCGAGCGCCGTCCCCGAGGCCCTGCGGGTCGCCGCCGAGGCATCGGGTGTCGCCGTGCTCGGCATCCCGAGCGGCACACGGTGGGAGCGGGTGGAGACCGAAGCGCGGCGGATACGGCACGGCGGGCCCAAAGACCCGCGCCCCGTCATCTCCGGTGACCTGTTCTCCCTCGCGCAGACCGTGGCGACGCTCAGCCTCGGCGTGGTCAGCATCGAGGACAACGGGCACCGGGTCCTCGCCTACGCCGGACCGGGAGACGAGGCCGACGAGCTGCGCCGGCAGTCCATACTCGGCCGCCAGTGCCCGGAGCCCTACCTGGCGCTGCTGCGGGAGTGGGGGGTCTACCGGCGTGCCCGCTCGGGCGGCGAGGTGGTCGAGGTGGAGGCGCGGCCCGACAAGGGAGTCAGACGGCGGCTGGTGATCGGCATCGGCGCGGGCGGGCGCCCGCTCGGAACGATCTGGGTGCAGGAAGGCAGCCGCCCTCTCGCGCCGAGCACCGAGCAGACGCTGCGTGGCGCCGCTCGGCTCGCCGCACCGCAACTGATCGACCACTACTACGAGGGCGACGCGACAGCCCGTCTCCTCTCCCGCTCCGACCTCGCCCACAGCCTGCTGACCGGCCGCTTCAACTCCGCGGCGCTCGCTGCCCACTTCGGGATCGAGCCCTCCTCAGCTGCCGCCGTCGTCGCCTTCGATCTGCGCGAGCGGCCGGACGGCGGGGAGAGCGGCGGCACTTCGTGGCGGGAGGCGCGGCGGGCCGAGGCCGCCGAGATCATCGCCGTGCACGCGGCGGCGGGACGGAAGAACGCGCTCGTGGCGCAGGCGTGCGGGCAGATCTACGCGATGCTGCCCGAGCCGCCCGCCGCCGGCGCGGGACACCGGGCGGACGCCCCCGACGCCGTCGACGCGCCCCTCGTCCGGTGGGCCACCGAGGTCGTGTCGGCGCTGCGCCGGCACACGGACACGCCTGTGCAGGCCGTCGTCGCCGGTACGGCCGCGGGGCTGGAGGACATCCCCGCCGTCAAACTCCGAGGCCACCACGGTCTGCAGATCATGGCCCGCACCCTCGAGCGCGCCGTCGCCGCCCACCGCGACCTGGCCGCGTCCCTGATGGTGCGCGACCTGGTGCGGCTGCTGGAGGAACACCAGGAGATCCGCGAGCCGGCGCTCCAGGAACTGGTCGTGCGGGACGCCGAGCAGGGGACCCAGTGGGGCGAGTCGCTGCTGCGCTACCTCGACGCCTTCGGTGACGTCTCCGAGGCGGCCCGGACCCTGAACATCCACCCCAACACCCTGCGTTACCGGGTGCGCAAGGCCGCCGCGCTCACCGGCCTCGACCTGGACGACCCGGAACACCGGCTGGTCGCGATGGTCCAACTCCGCCTGGGCCGCCTCCCGTCGAGGCAGCGGACCGATCCTTTCCCCGCCTCCTGA